A section of the Harmonia axyridis chromosome 2, icHarAxyr1.1, whole genome shotgun sequence genome encodes:
- the LOC123673416 gene encoding uncharacterized protein LOC123673416, which yields MLEMNFGRPEWIVLSLMEKVKKISPVKEDSLESCIFFSNAVTNMVVTMRNVNSSLYLFNPEMLVNIVEKLPTIQKYNWGKYKYQKDLQGIPTSLEDFANWYEEEVNSMASTSNPFQRSKHMSRKETVSFSKKSEPRKAENSKVCVFCQRTNHKIEECGEFIEKTIPERRQSVMNLRLCFLCLQLGHMANKCFLRTRCGIMGCKGKHSSLLHLARDPNSSYPTLQDKTAASSEFCAKLNDVDQKTLLRIAPVILRGPYNEIKTFALFDEGSTCSMMDENLAMKLNLSGPIVPLRFQWTNNITHFEDESKMVDVDISADSNKQIFYNLKNLRTVKNLSIPNQKINVDLLSQNFPHLNRKILEAVENATPEILIGQDNCGLIIPRQVIQPKMNQPIMSKSKLGWTIHGALTDSTDGNEMNHATLCCRHIEDDELHRMVKDSFKLEAFGVNEKIISSVEDRKALEIMNSTAKRIGNRWEIGHLWRNMDVAFPDSKVNALNRLSCMERKMKKDCEFAKQYREKIQDYINKGYARKLELEEITENPRNWFLPHFAVWNVHKPGKIRLVFDAAARSFGYSLNDFLLQGPDFVPSLVSVLWRFRQGKIAFSGDIREMFHQVLIKKEDRCAQRFLWHDENNLGGIPDVYEMNVMIFGAVSSPSVAQFIKNRNAECFEDKFPGISRAMKRQHYVDDYLDSCSTYEEAIQRVRDVIYVHNQVGFEMVKWISNSKRVLESIPKCLRAESEKNIKIDSQEIKRVLGLSWSPETDQFIYSLNFHKIPIEKTSGSIAPTKRKVLRIIMSIFDPFGFLATLIIKANVFCDARDKAYSYVAYFRTEEKEDNTETHVCFVTAEYKVAPLTQQIIPKLELQGAVLACRLSKKIWEEVEHKIRETHYWTDSLVVLKQIRSQSRRFPMFVSCRIGEIHENADVFQWHWDPSEENVADQATKELKNIDLKQDGDWFSGPSFLGKPRKLWYCEGGKNSNEERHL from the coding sequence ATGCTCGAGATGAATTTTGGTAGACCTGAATGGATTGTTCTATCTCTCATGGAAAAAGTGAAGAAAATCAGCCCTGTAAAAGAAGACAGTTTGGaatcctgtatttttttctcaaacgcAGTTACTAATATGGTGGtcacgatgagaaatgttaattCTTCACTATATTTGTTCAATCCGGAAATGTTAgtgaatattgttgaaaaacttCCCACCATACAAAAGTACAACTggggaaaatataaatatcagaaAGATTTACAGGGAATACCAACATCCCTTGAAGATTTTGCAAATTGGTACGAAGAAGAGGTAAATTCTATGGCTTCTACAAGTAATCCATTCCAGAGAAGTAAACACATGTCAAGGAAagaaacagttagtttttcaaaaaagtccGAGCCGAGAAAGGCAGAAAATTCCAAAGTTTGTGTATTTTGCCAGAGAACGAATCATAAAATAGAGGAATGTGGTGAATTCATAGAGAAGACTATACCAGAAAGAAGACAATCAGTTATGAATTTGAGATTATGTTTTCTATGTCTCCAATTGGGTCACATGGCTAATAAATGTTTCCTCAGAACGAGATGTGGTATAATGGGTTGTAAAGGAAAGCATAGCAGTCTTCTTCATCTAGCAAGAGATCCAAACAGCTCATATCCAACTTTACAAGATAAAACAGCAGCTTCGAGTGAATTTTGTGCGAAATTGAACGATGTGGATCAAAAAACTCTGCTGAGAATAGCACCAGTTATACTTCGTGGGCCTTATAATGAAATCAAGACATTTGCCTTATTCGATGAAGGCTCCACATGCTCGATGATGGATGAAAATTTAGCTATGAAATTGAACCTCTCTGGACCCATCGTTCCACTCCGTTTTCAATGGACAAATAACATTACCCATTTCGAGGATGAATCGAAAATGGTTGATGTTGATATTTCTGCCGACAGCAATAAACAAATCTTCtataatctgaaaaatttgaggACTGTTAAAAACTTGAGTATACCAAACCAGAAAAtcaatgtagatcttttgtcTCAGAATTTCCCACATTTGAACCGGAAAATTCTAGAGGCCGTGGAGAATGCAACTCCAGAAATTCTCATTGGCCAAGACAATTGCGGACTAATTATACCACGTCAGGTCATACAACCAAAAATGAATCAACCTATAATGTCCAAATCCAAATTAGGTTGGACTATTCATGGAGCACTCACTGATTCAACtgatggaaatgaaatgaatcatgcAACTCTTTGTTGCCGACATATTGAAGATGATGAACTCCATCGTATGGTGAAAGATAGTTTCAAGTTAGAAGCTTTCGgagtgaatgaaaaaatcatcagcTCAGTAGAAGATCGCAAAGCACTTGAAATCATGAATAGCACAGCTAAAAGAATTGGTAACCGTTGGGAAATTGGACACCTTTGGAGAAATATGGATGTCGCATTTCCTGACAGCAAAGTAAACGCACTCAACCGTCTTTCCTGcatggagaggaaaatgaagaaagatTGTGAATTCGCAAAGCAGTACCGTGAGAAGATCCAGGATTACATCAACAAGGGTTATGCAAGAAAATTAGAGTTAGAGGAGATTACAGAAAATCCGAGAAACTGGTTTTTACCACATTTTGCAGTGTGGAACGTCCATAAGCCCGGTAAAATTAGACTTGTCTTTGACGCTGCTGCAAGATCATTTGGATATAGCCTCAATGACTTTTTACTACAAGGTCCAGACTTTGTTCCTTCCTTGGTTTCCGTTTTATGGCGCTTTAGGCAGGGAAAAATTGCATTTAGTGGGGACATCAGGGAAATGTTTCACCAAGTGTTAATAAAAAAGGAAGATCGATGTGCTCAACGATTTCTTTGGCATGATGAAAATAACCTTGGTGGAATTCCGGATGTTTATGAAATGAATGTTATGATCTTCGGTGCCGTGTCTTCTCCATCCGTAGCCCAATTCATCAAGAACAGGAATGCTGAATGTTTCGAAGATAAATTCCCTGGAATAAGCAGAGCAATGAAGAGACAACATTATGTTGACGATTATTTGGATTCATGTAGCACATACGAGGAAGCTATTCAAAGAGTACGAGATGTAATTTATGTTCATAATCAAGTTGGTTttgaaatggtgaaatggatTAGTAACTCCAAGAGGGTTCTAGAATCAATTCCAAAATGTCTTCGtgctgaatcagaaaaaaacattaaaattgatTCACAAGAAATCAAAAGAGTTCTTGGATTGTCTTGGTCTCCAGAAACTGACCAATTCATATATTCGCTGAACTTTCAcaaaattcctattgaaaaaacatCAGGATCAATAGCACCAACGAAACGGAAGGTCTTGCGGATCATCATGTCAATATTTGATCCTTTCGGGTTTTTGGCAACTTTGATCATAAAGGCGAATGTGTTTTGTGATGCGCGTGATAAGGCTTATTCCTATGTTGCTTACTTCAGAACAGAAGAAAAGGAGGATAATACTGAAACACATGTCTGCTTTGTTACTGCTGAGTATAAAGTTGCGCCATTGACTCAGCAAATCATACCCAAATTAGAGTTACAAGGAGCAGTGTTGGCATGCAGACTATCCAAGAAAATATGGGAAGaagttgaacataaaattcgCGAAACACATTATTGGACTGATTCATTGGTGGTACTTAAACAAATAAGATCCCAGTCGAGAAGGTTTCCTATGTTCGTGTCATGTCGAATAGGAGAAATCCATGAAAATGCAGATGTTTTCCAGTGGCACTGGgatccttctgaagaaaatgtagcAGATCAGGCTaccaaagaattgaaaaatatcgatcTTAAACAAGATGGAGATTGGTTTAGCGGACCATCGTTTTTGGGAAAACCAAGGAAATTATGGTATTGTGAGGGTGGCAAAAATTCAAACGAAGAAAGGCATTTATAA